ACGACTCGACGCCGGAGCAGTCGCCGGTGCAGCAGACGACGACACAATCGGCGCGAAAAAAGCGCCGCCTCGATCCCACGGAACTCTGCCAGCAGTTGTACGACTCGATCAGGAATATCAAGAAGGAGGACGGCTCCATGCTGTGCGACACCTTCATCCGGGCCCCGAAGCGCCGCCAGGAGCCCTCCTACTACGACGTGGTCGTCAATCCCATCGACCTGCTCAAGGTGCAGCAGAAACTGAAGACGGACTCGTACGACGACCTGGACGATCTGATGGCCGATTTGGAGCTGCTCGTGGGCAACGCGAAGGCCTTCTACAAACCGGACAGCTGCGAGCACCAGGACGCCGTCGCCCTGTGGCAGCACATCCAGGTGCAGCGGCAGCGCATCATGGAGGCCAACGGcctggcggaggaggagccgcGAGCCAGGCGCATCTCCCGCCAGGTGCGCCGCATGACCAGCAGCACGGAACCGGGCGGCGATGGAGGCGCCCCTGATGACGAGTACAACCAGTACGAGGAGCTCTTCGCCTCCATTATGACCGCCTCCGATCCCGTGGGTGACCGCGCCATGCACCGCATGTTCCAATTGCTGCCCTCCAAGAAGATCTACCCCGACTACTACGATGTCATCGAGCATCCCATTGATCTGCGCCTGATTGCGACCAAAATCCAAATGAACGCCTACTCCTCGCTGGTGGAGATGGAGCGGGATCTCCTCCAGATGACCAAGAATGCGTGCCTGTTCAACGAGCCCGGTTCGCAGATCTACAAGGACGCCAAGGCCCTCAAACGCATCTTTACGCAGCGGCGTATCGAGTTGGAAACGGGCAAGGGCAAGCTGGCCAAAAGGGTCAAGAGCCTGTCCAGCGCGGCGATTGCTGGTGGGGATTACACCTATTAAATATtactatttcatatttaacctGTATCTTTTTAGCCCTTAAAGAGGAGGTGGACAGCTCCGACGACGAGGAGACCAGCAAAAAGGGCGAAGGACCCATGTGGGCATTGTTCGACCATCTGTACAACGCACCAGGAACCTCCGAGCATCCCGGGGTCACTGGTCCTCCCTTGGGCAACTCGCTGTGGAAACTGCCAGTGCGCCGTTTTCACCCCGAATACTTTGAGCTCATCAAACGACCCATTTCCATGAGCCAGATCCACACGAAGCTGAAGAAGGGCGACTATGCCAACATCAGTGATCTCACCGCCGATCTGTATCTCATGCTGGACAACGCGAAGAAGGCCTTTCCGCCCTCCCATCGCACGCACAAGGATGCCCTGAAAATGCTGAAGCTGATGAACGCCAAGCTGGTGGAGGAGTCCCTGGAGGAGGGCAGCGATCTGGATGACGAGGACGCAGACGATTTGGACGCCGAGGTCTTTGCGACCAGCTCGCAGCCGGAAAGACGCAAGCCGGGCAGACCGCGCGTCAACTCGAATAGCAACTCGAATGCCTGTCACACGCCAAACAACTCGAATTCCCCGAAATCCAATCGCATTGCCATCAATGCGGCAATCAAGAAGAAAATTCTGAGCATACAGAAGTATCTGGTGGACTACTCCCTGGGCAATCGTCGTCCCATAGAGATGTTTATGGAGAAGCCGCCGCGAAAGGTTTATCCCGACTACTACGATATCATCCAGAACCCCATTGATATGAACACCATTGAGCACAACATACGCACAGATCGCTATGCTGCTGTGGAGGATGTGGTGTCCGACTACCGACTTATGTTCTCGAACTGCCGGCAGTACAACGAGGAGGGTTCGAATATATACGAGGATGCCAACATTCTGGAAAGAGCTCTAAACGAAAAGCTCAAGGAGTTTCCGGGTCTGTCGGACGTTAAGAAACCCCAGCAAAAGTACAGCAAAGTGGGCAGGAAGCTAAAGACCGCTTTGATCACCGAACGCCTGTGGCAGTTCTACGAATCAGTGAAGGAGTACCAGGAGCCCAAGGGCAAGAGGCAGCTATCGCTCATCTTTACCAAGCTGCCGTCGAAGAACGAGTATCCGGACTACTATGATATTATTAAGGAACCCATTGATATGGACCGAATTGCTCAGAAACTAAAACAGGGCGCCTACGAGAGCCTAGATGACTTGTCTGCGGACTTCCTTCTGATGCTGGAAAATGCCTGCAAGTACAACGAACCCGACTCGCAGATCTACAAAGATGCACTGGTGCTGCAGCAATTGACGCTGCAGCTGAAGCAGCAACTGCGCACCGAGCGCGATTCACTGCCGGATGTTCCGCTGGCCGTTCAGGAGCTGTTCCTCTCGCTGTTCACCACTCTATACAATCACCAGGACGAGGAGGGTCGTTGCTACTCGGATTCCCTGGCCGAACTGCCCGAGTACGATGAGATTGGCGAGGGGCCCAAGGTGCGCGGCATATCGCTGGATCTTGTAAAGCGAAGGCTGGACAAAGGAGCTTACAAGCGACTTGATATTTACCAGGAGGATATATTTGCCTGTTTGGAGAGGGCTAGAAAATTGTCGCGCACAGATTCAGATATATTTCAGGTGGGCTATacaattttgttaatttaattcttcttatatatttataattatacttGTAGGACTCCATTGAGCTGCAGACTTACTTTATCCGCAAGCGGGACGAGTTATGCAAGGACACGCTGAGCTCACCAGCTCTAAGTTTCACCCTCGAGCGCCTTCTAGCCGACGTGGAGGTGAGTCGCCAGCAAAAGctgcagcaggaggagcaggaccAAGAACAGGACAAGGAAAAGGAGGAGTTCAACGCCGCCAAGGGCGAAAGCATGACAATCAACCAGCAGGTATTTTCCCCCGGCGATTACGTTTACGTGCAAATGCCGGAGAACAAGATTCCATCGATTTGCTCCATCGAACGCCTGTGGACATCGCCTACCAACGAAAAGCTGATGCAGGCTTCGATCTTCGTGCGGCCGCACGAAACCTACCATGTGACCACTCGCAAGTTCCTCGAAAAGGAGGTGTTCAAGAGCAGCCTCTCGCAGACCATTTCGATGGACAAGGTGCTGGGCATGTGCTATGTGATGAACATAAAGGACTACATCAAGATGCGACCAGAACGGCTACCCGAGAAGGATGTGTTCGTCTGCGAGTCGCGCTACAACATCCAGGGTCGCTGCTTCAAGAAGCTCAAGAACTGGCCGCCTGTGCGTGAAGGCAGCTCGGTGAAATTCGTTCCGCGTGAGCAGCCGCTGGAGCTGAAGCGTGTGATGTCTGTGTTTAAGGAGCGCTTGGAGAAGCACAAGGGAGAACTGGAGGAGCTGAAGCTACAGGAAACGATGGTCGAGAAGGAGAAACCGAATGTGTCTTGCGATCCGCCGCCAAATGCAGAGAGTAGCAGCATTTACTATCAGCAATACAATACCGTCTGCAGTGGGGCCATTAAAACCGGTGACTTTGTGTATGTGGCCACTCAAACAGGGAAGCAATCGGTGGCCCAGGTGCAGCAGATCTGGGAGCAAAACGGAAAGTCCTACTTTAAAGGCCCCTGGCTGCTGCCGCCCAGCGAAACGACTCCCGGCTTGGGCAAGCAATTCTTCCGCCAGGAACTGCTGTTGAGCACCGTCGAGGAGGTCAGTCCGGTCGTGGGCATCGTGGGCAGATGCGCCGTCCTGGAGTACGCCGAATTTATCAGCTCCCGGCCCACGGAGATTTCGGAGAGCGATGTGTACATATGCGAGTCCGTCTACGATGAGCTGAAGAAGGCTCTGCGCAAGTTGGTCGCCGGCAACATGCGCAAGTTCCAGCACAGTCCCGCCGTCACAGAGGATGAGATCTTCTACTTCAAGACTCCCATTAAGCCCTCCAAGGATGTAAAGAACGAGATGAATGAGCTGGGCATGCTGGAGGATTCAATGGATGGGGATACGCCCTCGCTGAGTTCAGACATTGCGGCCATGTCCTCGCCGGCTCCTTCGGTGAACTCCACGCCACTGACCTCCAAAGTTAAGGCCGCCAAATCGGCCAAGAAATGCCTAACTGGCTACATTCTGTACTCCAGTGAAGTGCGAAAAGGTAAGGTATTTCATTTGCTTCAGAgaatgtttattatatattgtatatttatgattttaggCATTTGCCAGAGCAATCCGGACGCCACCTTTGGCGACATTTCCCGCATGGTGGGCACCGAGTGGAAGAATCTCCCCGCCAGCGTCAAGCAGAGCTGGGAGGATCGTGCCAGCCGGCAGAACGAG
This portion of the Drosophila takahashii strain IR98-3 E-12201 chromosome 3R, DtakHiC1v2, whole genome shotgun sequence genome encodes:
- the polybromo gene encoding protein polybromo-1, yielding MLSRKRRASSISSRQDEDPLQLDDSTPEQSPVQQTTTQSARKKRRLDPTELCQQLYDSIRNIKKEDGSMLCDTFIRAPKRRQEPSYYDVVVNPIDLLKVQQKLKTDSYDDLDDLMADLELLVGNAKAFYKPDSCEHQDAVALWQHIQVQRQRIMEANGLAEEEPRARRISRQVRRMTSSTEPGGDGGAPDDEYNQYEELFASIMTASDPVGDRAMHRMFQLLPSKKIYPDYYDVIEHPIDLRLIATKIQMNAYSSLVEMERDLLQMTKNACLFNEPGSQIYKDAKALKRIFTQRRIELETGKGKLAKRVKSLSSAAIAALKEEVDSSDDEETSKKGEGPMWALFDHLYNAPGTSEHPGVTGPPLGNSLWKLPVRRFHPEYFELIKRPISMSQIHTKLKKGDYANISDLTADLYLMLDNAKKAFPPSHRTHKDALKMLKLMNAKLVEESLEEGSDLDDEDADDLDAEVFATSSQPERRKPGRPRVNSNSNSNACHTPNNSNSPKSNRIAINAAIKKKILSIQKYLVDYSLGNRRPIEMFMEKPPRKVYPDYYDIIQNPIDMNTIEHNIRTDRYAAVEDVVSDYRLMFSNCRQYNEEGSNIYEDANILERALNEKLKEFPGLSDVKKPQQKYSKVGRKLKTALITERLWQFYESVKEYQEPKGKRQLSLIFTKLPSKNEYPDYYDIIKEPIDMDRIAQKLKQGAYESLDDLSADFLLMLENACKYNEPDSQIYKDALVLQQLTLQLKQQLRTERDSLPDVPLAVQELFLSLFTTLYNHQDEEGRCYSDSLAELPEYDEIGEGPKVRGISLDLVKRRLDKGAYKRLDIYQEDIFACLERARKLSRTDSDIFQDSIELQTYFIRKRDELCKDTLSSPALSFTLERLLADVEVSRQQKLQQEEQDQEQDKEKEEFNAAKGESMTINQQVFSPGDYVYVQMPENKIPSICSIERLWTSPTNEKLMQASIFVRPHETYHVTTRKFLEKEVFKSSLSQTISMDKVLGMCYVMNIKDYIKMRPERLPEKDVFVCESRYNIQGRCFKKLKNWPPVREGSSVKFVPREQPLELKRVMSVFKERLEKHKGELEELKLQETMVEKEKPNVSCDPPPNAESSSIYYQQYNTVCSGAIKTGDFVYVATQTGKQSVAQVQQIWEQNGKSYFKGPWLLPPSETTPGLGKQFFRQELLLSTVEEVSPVVGIVGRCAVLEYAEFISSRPTEISESDVYICESVYDELKKALRKLVAGNMRKFQHSPAVTEDEIFYFKTPIKPSKDVKNEMNELGMLEDSMDGDTPSLSSDIAAMSSPAPSVNSTPLTSKVKAAKSAKKCLTGYILYSSEVRKGICQSNPDATFGDISRMVGTEWKNLPASVKQSWEDRASRQNEETAAMRRELDDAQNSGSPSPQVSQDAYGQVLTFECQWDKCDFQFEELGDCTEHCMSDGTGHIQRHPQAGVEMEYVCLWRNCPRIKKSTQAFPNVLRLIKHVREVHLSKCGKSIAPADRSKNFVSRRQKNASLAGATTVPIPPSLAQSPRAPSNLEAVQLQQQQQQQQNVHQMQQLQQQQQQTIVLGPPPEPLFVTVPPRINRVIHSEAYIKYIEGLQTGSHLNVATCSNNWRRALTHVTPAQVVAKAPLPEQWIGPNLRDQGNVVQALCHLRNFMVDDVLQIRRSCN